The proteins below are encoded in one region of Sulfitobacter sp. SK012:
- a CDS encoding GlxA family transcriptional regulator: MNIPTPPADGPKHYAFLLVPGFSTLGFSCAIEALSLANHHPTRQQFYSWRLISETGTPVPAYNGVTFNVDSALTDLSRDETLIVCAGENAGQGCSKAMLGWLRRETRKGMDYGALSSGTYILALAGLIGGKRVTTHWEYKTALGEMLPDVIMEDTIFSVDGRVFTSAGGAASMDMMLHRVADDFGPELATWVADQMVYTVPRANSAGQRMSLQSRPEIRNGKLLLAMQVMDNNIEDPLRPDEIADIVSLSTRQLERLFSKYLHTSPKRHYLHIRLEKARNLLQQTDLSVTDVCMACGFKSLSHFSKSYRAAFGISPGLEATHGKVLWSDGA; the protein is encoded by the coding sequence ATGAATATTCCGACCCCGCCGGCCGACGGCCCAAAACACTATGCTTTTCTTCTGGTTCCAGGGTTCTCAACCCTTGGGTTCTCCTGCGCGATTGAGGCGCTCTCGCTCGCAAATCACCACCCGACACGCCAACAGTTCTACAGCTGGCGGCTGATCTCAGAAACTGGCACGCCGGTGCCTGCCTATAACGGCGTGACCTTCAACGTAGACAGCGCTCTGACCGACCTTTCTCGCGATGAGACTTTGATCGTTTGCGCTGGCGAAAACGCGGGCCAGGGTTGCAGCAAGGCAATGCTCGGCTGGCTGCGCCGCGAGACCCGCAAAGGCATGGATTACGGTGCCTTGTCGTCCGGCACTTACATCCTTGCTCTGGCTGGCCTGATCGGCGGCAAACGCGTCACCACCCATTGGGAATATAAAACAGCGCTTGGCGAAATGCTGCCCGATGTCATCATGGAAGACACAATTTTTTCGGTTGATGGGCGGGTCTTTACCTCTGCAGGGGGGGCCGCATCGATGGATATGATGCTGCACCGGGTGGCCGACGACTTTGGACCAGAACTGGCCACTTGGGTTGCAGATCAGATGGTCTATACGGTGCCACGCGCCAATTCTGCAGGTCAGCGTATGTCACTGCAATCACGCCCCGAAATTCGCAACGGCAAACTGTTGCTGGCCATGCAAGTGATGGACAACAACATCGAAGACCCACTGCGCCCTGATGAAATTGCCGATATTGTCAGCCTATCCACCCGCCAACTTGAACGGTTGTTTTCCAAGTACCTGCATACATCGCCGAAACGCCACTATTTGCACATCAGGCTGGAAAAGGCGCGCAATCTGCTGCAGCAAACCGATCTGTCCGTCACGGATGTCTGTATGGCCTGTGGTTTCAAATCCCTGTCGCATTTCTCCAAAAGCTATCGCGCAGCTTTCGGCATCTCACCGGGGCTAGAGGCGACACATGGCAAAGTACTCTGGTCTGATGGTGCCTAA